CTTGCCGCACGCGCGGACGCGAAGAAGGGGCCCCGCACCTGTGCCGGTACGAGGCCCCTCGGTAGCTCTCGCGTGCGTCGTCGTGCTAGTGGCGCCTGCGCGGCCTGCGGTCTCCGCCGCCGCCCTCGCGGCCGCCGCCGCCGAAGCCGCCGCGGCGCTCGCCGCCCTCCCCGCCTTCGCGGGGCGCACCCGAGCTCGGGGGCG
This DNA window, taken from Actinomycetota bacterium, encodes the following:
- a CDS encoding single-stranded DNA-binding protein (binds to single stranded DNA and may facilitate the binding and interaction of other proteins to DNA) → PPSSGAPREGGEGGERRGGFGGGGREGGGGDRRPRRRH